From Tiliqua scincoides isolate rTilSci1 chromosome 2, rTilSci1.hap2, whole genome shotgun sequence, the proteins below share one genomic window:
- the LOC136640215 gene encoding U8 snoRNA-decapping enzyme-like: MGEAAALSRAEALRLRPPEWKHACHALLYAPCPGRLFGKIPLRFAVLMQMRFDGRLGFHGGFVDPRDTSLEEGLNRELLEELGPGVASLLVTENDCLSCHASERPQRVVEHFYVKQLRLEELQAIEDRATQAKDHGLEVMGLVRVPLYTLRDGTGGLPAFLSNTFIGNAREQLIYVLDTLQLVPKDQLQKAVAVAQKRL; the protein is encoded by the exons ATGGGGGAAGCTGCGGCTCTGAGCAGGGCCGAGGCGCTGCGTCTCAGGCCGCCGGAGTGGAAACATGCCTGCCACGCCCTCCTGTACGCGCCCTGCCCGGGGCGCCTCTTCGGGAAGATCCCCTTGCGCTTCGCAGTGCTG ATGCAGATGCGGTTTGATGGGCGCCTAGGCTTTCATGGTGGTTTCGTGGACCCACGGGATACTTCCCTGGAGGAAGGTCTGAACAGGGAACTGCTTGAAGAGCTAGGCCCTGGTGTTGCATCCCTTCTTGTGACTGAGAATGACTGCTTGAGCTGCCATGCCTCTGAGAGACCGCAGCGAGTGGTGGAACACTTCTATGTCAAGCAACTCAGGCTGGAGGAGCTTCAGGCCATAGAGGACAGGGCCACACAGGCAAAAGACCATGGACTGgag GTGATGGGCCTTGTCCGTGTTCCCCTCTATACCCTGCGTGATGGCACTGGTGGTCTCCCAGCTTTCCTTAGCAATACTTTCATTGGTAATGCCCGTGAGCAGCTGATCTATGTTCTGGACACTCTCCAGCTTGTGCCAAAGGATCAACTTCAGAAAGCTGTAGCAGTGGCTCAGAAGAGACTATGA